Proteins encoded within one genomic window of Paenarthrobacter sp. JL.01a:
- a CDS encoding TetR/AcrR family transcriptional regulator: MSFIPLQPDAPLGTPGLPHERSDAARNRERLLCAARELVDEFGADALTMDALACKAKVGKGTVFRRFGSRAGLMMTLLSDAESDFQRAFMFGPPPLGPGASPKDRLVAFGEGRIYFVLENGDLLKAAGAATRNRFDVPATKLSHRHMEVLLREAGIADPWVMAMSLTYALDPERIVDDVWARGISPRRLTDSWGELITRLLGGK, translated from the coding sequence GTGAGCTTCATCCCCCTCCAGCCCGACGCGCCATTGGGGACGCCAGGGCTGCCGCATGAGCGCAGCGACGCCGCGCGGAACCGCGAGCGCCTGCTGTGCGCTGCCCGGGAGCTGGTGGATGAGTTCGGTGCAGACGCGCTGACCATGGACGCCCTCGCGTGCAAGGCCAAGGTGGGTAAGGGGACGGTCTTCAGGCGTTTCGGCAGCAGGGCGGGCCTCATGATGACCCTGTTGAGCGACGCGGAGTCGGACTTCCAACGGGCCTTCATGTTCGGGCCGCCACCATTGGGTCCGGGCGCTTCGCCAAAGGATCGCCTCGTGGCATTTGGCGAGGGCCGGATCTATTTCGTGCTGGAAAACGGTGATTTGCTCAAGGCGGCCGGTGCTGCCACCCGCAACAGATTTGATGTCCCGGCCACGAAGCTTTCGCACCGGCACATGGAGGTTCTGCTGCGGGAGGCCGGCATAGCGGATCCTTGGGTCATGGCCATGTCGCTGACCTACGCGTTGGACCCGGAGCGGATCGTTGACGATGTCTGGGCGCGGGGGATTTCACCACGACGACTCACCGATTCCTGGGGTGAGCTCATCACGAGGCTCTTGGGCGGCAAATAG
- a CDS encoding NAD(P)H-dependent oxidoreductase — translation MSKSTVLTLVGSLRADSHNKKLAEAIQLNAPENVEVQIHDSLGNIPFYNEDIDVEGQVPAEAAALREAASKADTILLVTPEHNGTVPASLKNAIDWLSRPFGAGALSGKPTAVVGTAFGQYGGVWAQDEARKAVGIAGAKVLEDVKLAVPGSMIRFAELHPKDDAEVVEQIKGIFEPLTAVQDDEEAAA, via the coding sequence ATGTCCAAGAGCACCGTCCTCACCCTCGTCGGCAGCCTGCGCGCCGATTCCCACAACAAGAAGCTTGCCGAAGCCATCCAGCTGAACGCCCCGGAGAACGTGGAAGTCCAGATCCACGACTCCCTGGGCAACATCCCCTTCTACAACGAAGACATCGACGTCGAAGGCCAGGTTCCCGCCGAAGCCGCCGCCCTCCGCGAGGCAGCCTCCAAGGCCGACACCATCCTCCTGGTCACCCCCGAGCACAACGGCACCGTCCCGGCATCGCTGAAGAACGCCATCGACTGGCTGTCCCGCCCGTTCGGCGCCGGCGCCCTGTCCGGTAAGCCGACCGCCGTCGTCGGAACCGCCTTCGGCCAGTACGGCGGCGTCTGGGCCCAGGACGAGGCCCGCAAGGCCGTCGGCATCGCCGGCGCCAAGGTCCTCGAGGACGTCAAGCTGGCCGTCCCGGGTTCCATGATCCGCTTCGCTGAACTGCACCCGAAGGACGACGCCGAGGTCGTTGAGCAGATCAAGGGCATCTTCGAGCCGCTGACTGCCGTGCAGGATGACGAAGAAGCAGCAGCCTAG
- a CDS encoding GerMN domain-containing protein, with protein sequence MRTGRGIKSTTAIAAACLAFGAWVAGCTTVPDAAPLPTLNSPPTVSVPSLASPSLAASSPAIPSPAAPSVPAAGVPSVAVPAGPPPSPSAVPAPSPASSGTAVPRATQPVPVVEPSPEPGTSAAEPSATAPELDADGPAVYYVAIDDGGARGVRFGCNDSLVPVRGVSVPGDPLSVALGRLLEAGLPVDSDAALYDSLAGSSLRFLSGYMNGSTVVVNLSGSLRPSGVCDIPRIQAQLIHTVVSATGASRAEIYVNGRTLTEALSVR encoded by the coding sequence ATGCGTACCGGACGGGGAATCAAAAGCACGACGGCGATCGCGGCTGCCTGCCTCGCTTTCGGTGCTTGGGTGGCCGGCTGCACCACGGTTCCGGACGCCGCTCCCCTCCCGACGCTGAACTCCCCGCCCACGGTTTCCGTGCCCTCGCTGGCCTCGCCTTCGCTTGCTGCGTCATCGCCCGCGATTCCTTCCCCTGCGGCGCCGAGTGTCCCCGCTGCAGGTGTTCCCTCCGTCGCGGTTCCGGCCGGGCCTCCCCCGTCCCCCTCCGCAGTTCCGGCACCGTCGCCCGCTTCCTCGGGCACCGCCGTGCCGCGTGCGACGCAGCCGGTTCCCGTCGTCGAGCCTTCTCCAGAGCCTGGCACCAGCGCCGCTGAACCGAGCGCCACGGCCCCGGAGCTGGACGCCGACGGTCCCGCGGTCTACTACGTCGCAATCGACGACGGCGGTGCGCGCGGAGTGCGCTTCGGCTGCAACGACAGCCTGGTTCCCGTGCGCGGCGTTTCGGTTCCCGGAGATCCGCTGTCCGTGGCGCTGGGACGTTTGCTGGAAGCAGGCCTACCGGTGGACAGCGACGCTGCCCTCTACGATTCGTTGGCCGGTTCATCGCTGAGATTCCTGTCCGGCTACATGAATGGCTCCACTGTGGTGGTGAACCTGAGTGGATCCCTGCGGCCGTCCGGAGTGTGCGACATTCCACGCATCCAGGCCCAGCTGATCCACACGGTCGTGTCCGCCACGGGAGCTTCGCGGGCCGAGATCTACGTCAATGGCCGCACGCTGACGGAGGCGCTGAGCGTGCGATGA
- a CDS encoding GNAT family N-acetyltransferase, whose amino-acid sequence MTFAGPATLIGHHVNLEPLAEEHLDGLCKAVEDGQMWNTWYTRIPAPDQMLNEIHKRLALQEAGSMVPWTIRRTDTGEICGMTTFCNIRADNRRLEIGSTWLAKSAQRTAINTEAKLLLLTRAFETLNCIAVEFRTHWHNQASRAAVARLGAKQDGILRNHDLWRDGTIRDVVVFSIIDSEWKTVKLSLQEKLAAR is encoded by the coding sequence ATGACCTTTGCGGGGCCAGCAACTTTGATCGGACACCACGTAAATTTGGAACCCCTGGCCGAAGAACACCTCGACGGACTATGCAAAGCTGTCGAGGACGGTCAGATGTGGAATACCTGGTACACGCGGATTCCTGCACCAGACCAGATGCTGAATGAGATCCACAAGCGGCTCGCACTGCAAGAAGCAGGGAGCATGGTGCCGTGGACCATCCGCCGGACGGATACAGGGGAAATCTGCGGGATGACCACCTTCTGCAACATCAGAGCCGACAACAGGCGGCTGGAAATCGGCTCCACCTGGCTCGCGAAGAGCGCACAACGGACTGCTATCAATACCGAGGCGAAGCTGCTTCTGCTCACCCGTGCGTTCGAAACCCTGAATTGCATAGCGGTTGAGTTCAGAACCCACTGGCACAACCAGGCATCACGCGCTGCCGTGGCCCGGTTGGGCGCCAAGCAGGATGGAATTCTGCGCAATCACGATCTGTGGCGTGATGGGACCATTCGGGACGTGGTGGTGTTCTCCATTATCGACAGCGAGTGGAAGACGGTGAAACTGTCGCTCCAAGAGAAGCTGGCCGCCAGGTAA